The Thermoleophilaceae bacterium DNA segment CGGCACCGCCTGGTCGTACCCGTGCTCGTCCATGTGGCGCAGCAGCCGGCACACGTACTCCGCTGTGAGGTCCGCTTTCAGCGTCCACGAGGCGTTCGTGTAGCCCACGGTGAACGCCATGTTCGGCACGCCGTCCAGCATCATCGCCTTGTATGCCATGCGCTGCGGGATCTCGACGTCCGACCCGTCCACGGCGAGCTGCACCCCGCCGAGCGCGAGCAGGTTGAGGCCGGTGGCCGCCACCACGATGTCGGCGGGCAGCTCCTCGCCGGAGCGGAGCCTGATGCCGCCCTCGGTGAAGCTCTCCACCTCGTCGGTCACGATCGAGGCGCTGCCCCCGCCGAGTGCCTTGAAGAGGTCGCCGTCCGGCACGAGGCACAGGCGCTGGTCCCACGGGTTGTAGCGCGGCTTGAAGTGCGTGTCGATGTCGAAGCCCGGCGGCAACTGGCGCTCGAGCCCGTGCCGGATCATCTTCTTCACGAACTCGGGACGCCGCCGGCTGAGGCGGTAGCTCAGCCACTGGAGCAGCACGTTCTTCCAGCGGATGAGCCAGTAGGCGGTGCGCACCGGCAGCTTCCGCCGCAGGAACTCGGCGATCGGGTCGATCGCGGGCAGCGAGATCACATACGTGGGCGAGCGCTGCAGCATCGTCACGTGCTCGGCCTGCTCGGCCATCGCCGGCACGAGCGTCATGGCCGTGGCGCCGCTGCCGATCACCACCACGCGCTTGCCCGCGTAGTCGAGATCGTGGGGCCAGTGCTGTGCGTGAAAGAACCGGCCGTTGAACCGGTCGACCCCCTCGAACTCGGGCAGATAGCCCTGGTCGTAGCGGTAGTAGCCGCCGCAGATGAAGAGGAAGTGGCATGTGAGCTCGACGGTCTCACCTGTGTCGGCGCGCGTGGCCTCCACGGTCCAGCGCGAGTCCTCACTCGACCAATCCGCGCGCACCACCCTGTGCTGGTAGCGGATGTGGCGATCGATGCCGTAATCGCGTGCGGTGTCGCGGATGTAATCCAGGATCGCCGGTCCGTCCGCGATCGCCTTCTGTTCCGTCCAGGGGCGGAAGCGGTAGCCCAGCGTGTGCATGTCCGAGTCGGAGCGGATGCCCGGATAGCGGAAGAGGTCCCACGTGCCGCCGCTCGCCTCGCGCGCCTCGAGGATCGCGTAACTGCGCTGCGGGAACGCGTCCTGAAGGTGCGCTGCGGCGCCGATGCCGGAGAGGCCGGCGCCGACGATCAGCACGTCAACGTGCTCCGCTGGCGCGCTGCCGTTCGAGGAGGATTTCGGTGACGCCGCCGTCATGCCGGCCGCAATCCTCGCAGACGCGCCA contains these protein-coding regions:
- a CDS encoding NAD(P)/FAD-dependent oxidoreductase, with the protein product MTAASPKSSSNGSAPAEHVDVLIVGAGLSGIGAAAHLQDAFPQRSYAILEAREASGGTWDLFRYPGIRSDSDMHTLGYRFRPWTEQKAIADGPAILDYIRDTARDYGIDRHIRYQHRVVRADWSSEDSRWTVEATRADTGETVELTCHFLFICGGYYRYDQGYLPEFEGVDRFNGRFFHAQHWPHDLDYAGKRVVVIGSGATAMTLVPAMAEQAEHVTMLQRSPTYVISLPAIDPIAEFLRRKLPVRTAYWLIRWKNVLLQWLSYRLSRRRPEFVKKMIRHGLERQLPPGFDIDTHFKPRYNPWDQRLCLVPDGDLFKALGGGSASIVTDEVESFTEGGIRLRSGEELPADIVVAATGLNLLALGGVQLAVDGSDVEIPQRMAYKAMMLDGVPNMAFTVGYTNASWTLKADLTAEYVCRLLRHMDEHGYDQAVPELRDPTVTEQPFLDFAAGYVLRSLHLFPKQGSKAPWQLRQNYARDIKTLRHDPIDDGAMVFSSARPRGSQEGEPLTLAV